One region of Streptomyces leeuwenhoekii genomic DNA includes:
- a CDS encoding MarP family serine protease encodes MNVLDILLLIAAVWFAVVGYRQGFVVGILSVIGFLGGGLVAVYALPVAWDVLTDSAEVSTAAAVVAVVVVIVCASVGQALTTHLGNKLRRYITWTPARALDATGGALVNVVAMLLVAWLIGSALAGTTLPTVGKEVRGSKVLLGVSRALPAQADTWFADFSSVLAQNGFPQVFSPFANEPITDVRPPDPALADSAVATRAQRSIVKVTGTATGCAKVLEGTGFVFGERRVMTNAHVVGGVDEPVVQIGGEGRRYDATVVLYDWRRDIAVLDVPDLRAPALRFSEEDAGSGDSAIVAGFPENGAYDVRAARVRGRITANGPDIYHRDTVRRDVYSLYATVRQGNSGGPLLTPDGEVYGVVFAKSLDDAETGYALTVDEIREDIARGRTANQQVDSDSCAL; translated from the coding sequence GTGAACGTGCTGGACATCCTGTTGCTGATCGCCGCCGTCTGGTTCGCGGTCGTCGGCTACCGCCAGGGCTTCGTCGTCGGCATCCTGTCGGTGATCGGCTTCCTCGGCGGCGGCCTCGTCGCCGTCTACGCGCTGCCCGTCGCCTGGGACGTGCTGACGGACAGCGCGGAGGTGAGCACCGCCGCCGCCGTCGTGGCGGTCGTCGTGGTGATCGTCTGCGCCTCCGTGGGCCAGGCCCTGACCACCCACCTCGGCAACAAACTGCGCCGGTACATCACCTGGACCCCCGCCCGCGCCCTGGACGCCACCGGCGGCGCCCTCGTCAACGTCGTCGCGATGCTGCTGGTCGCCTGGCTGATCGGCTCGGCGCTGGCGGGCACCACCCTGCCGACGGTCGGCAAGGAGGTCCGCGGCTCCAAGGTGCTGCTCGGCGTCTCCCGGGCGCTGCCCGCGCAGGCCGACACCTGGTTCGCCGACTTCTCCTCCGTCCTCGCGCAGAACGGCTTCCCGCAGGTCTTCAGCCCGTTCGCCAACGAGCCGATCACCGACGTCCGGCCCCCGGACCCGGCCCTGGCCGACAGCGCCGTCGCCACCCGCGCCCAGCGCTCCATCGTCAAGGTCACCGGTACGGCCACCGGCTGCGCCAAGGTGCTGGAGGGCACCGGCTTCGTCTTCGGTGAGCGCCGGGTGATGACCAACGCCCACGTCGTCGGCGGCGTCGACGAACCCGTCGTCCAGATAGGCGGCGAGGGCCGCAGGTACGACGCGACGGTCGTCCTCTACGACTGGCGGCGCGACATCGCAGTGCTGGACGTGCCGGACCTCCGGGCGCCCGCGCTGCGGTTCTCGGAGGAGGACGCGGGCAGCGGGGACAGCGCCATCGTGGCCGGCTTCCCGGAGAACGGGGCGTACGACGTGCGCGCCGCGCGCGTGCGCGGCCGCATCACGGCCAACGGCCCGGACATCTACCACCGCGACACCGTGCGCCGGGACGTGTACTCGCTGTACGCGACCGTCCGCCAGGGCAACTCCGGCGGCCCGCTGCTCACCCCGGACGGCGAGGTCTACGGCGTGGTCTTCGCCAAGTCCCTCGACGACGCCGAGACGGGATACGCGCTCACCGTGGACGAGATCCGGGAGGACATCGCCCGGGGCCGCACCGCGAACCAGCAGGTGGACAGCGACAGCTGCGCGCTCTAG
- a CDS encoding NUDIX hydrolase has product MTRVSRTPDVTLSTEGLPGWLDPVVRAAETVQPRQLSRFLPPEDGAGRPSAVLILFGEGERGPELLLMERASSLRSHAGQPSFPGGALDPQDGDPEGDGPLRAALREAEEETGLDPSGVQLFGVLPRLYIPVSGFVVTPVLAWWREPSPVGVVDPNETARVFTVPVADLTDPAHRATAVHPSGHSGPAFLVESALVWGFTAGIIDRLLHYAGWERPWDRDRQVPLDWRS; this is encoded by the coding sequence ATGACACGCGTGAGCAGGACACCGGACGTGACGCTCAGCACGGAAGGGCTGCCGGGCTGGCTGGACCCGGTGGTGCGGGCGGCGGAGACGGTCCAGCCCCGGCAGCTCAGCCGCTTCCTGCCGCCCGAGGACGGTGCCGGGCGGCCGTCGGCCGTACTGATCCTGTTCGGCGAGGGCGAGCGGGGCCCCGAGCTGCTGTTGATGGAGCGGGCGAGCTCGCTGCGCTCGCACGCGGGTCAGCCCTCCTTCCCCGGCGGCGCCCTCGACCCGCAGGACGGCGACCCGGAGGGCGACGGCCCGCTGCGGGCCGCCCTGCGGGAGGCAGAGGAGGAGACCGGACTCGACCCTTCCGGTGTCCAGCTCTTCGGCGTGCTGCCGAGGCTCTACATCCCGGTCAGCGGCTTCGTCGTCACGCCCGTGCTGGCCTGGTGGCGGGAGCCCAGCCCGGTCGGCGTCGTCGATCCGAACGAGACGGCACGGGTCTTCACGGTCCCCGTGGCGGATCTCACGGACCCCGCCCACCGCGCCACCGCCGTCCACCCCTCCGGCCACAGCGGTCCGGCATTCCTGGTCGAATCGGCCCTGGTGTGGGGCTTCACGGCCGGGATCATCGACCGGCTGCTGCACTACGCGGGCTGGGAGCGGCCCTGGGACCGGGACCGGCAGGTCCCGCTCGACTGGCGGTCGTGA
- a CDS encoding alpha/beta fold hydrolase, whose protein sequence is MTGSSTPPGQSPSARPASVVRLDVPGGREVIHRDVAANGARFHIAELGDGPLVLLLHGFPQFWWAWRHQLVALADAGFRAVAMDLRGVGGSDRTPRGYDPAGLALDITGVVRSLGEPDAALVGHDLGGYLAWTAAAMRPKLVRRLAVASMPHPRRWRSAMLADLRQTRAGSHIWGFQRPWIPERQLTADDGTLVGRLIRDWSGPRGVDDEAVEVYRRAMCIPSTAHCSIEPYRWLVRSLARPDGIQFYRRMKRPVRVPTLHLHGSLDPVVRARSAAGSAEYVEAPYRWRLFDGLGHFPHEEDPVAFSSELINWLKDPEPDR, encoded by the coding sequence ATGACGGGCTCCTCCACCCCTCCGGGTCAGTCCCCCTCGGCGCGACCCGCCTCGGTCGTACGCCTCGACGTGCCCGGCGGGCGTGAGGTGATCCACCGGGACGTCGCCGCCAACGGCGCCCGCTTCCACATCGCCGAGCTGGGCGACGGGCCGCTGGTGCTGCTGCTGCACGGCTTCCCGCAGTTCTGGTGGGCGTGGCGGCACCAGCTCGTGGCGCTCGCCGACGCGGGCTTCCGCGCGGTCGCCATGGACCTGCGCGGCGTCGGCGGCAGCGACCGCACCCCGCGCGGCTACGACCCGGCGGGCCTCGCCCTCGACATCACCGGCGTGGTCCGCTCCCTCGGCGAACCGGACGCCGCGCTGGTCGGCCACGACCTGGGCGGCTACCTGGCGTGGACGGCGGCCGCCATGCGCCCCAAGCTGGTCCGGCGGCTCGCGGTGGCCTCCATGCCGCACCCGCGCCGCTGGCGCTCGGCGATGCTCGCCGACCTCCGGCAGACGCGGGCCGGCTCCCACATCTGGGGGTTCCAGCGCCCCTGGATCCCGGAACGGCAGCTCACCGCCGACGACGGCACGCTGGTGGGCCGGCTGATCAGGGACTGGTCCGGCCCGCGCGGTGTGGACGACGAGGCGGTGGAGGTCTACCGCCGCGCCATGTGCATCCCGTCCACGGCACACTGCTCCATCGAGCCCTACCGCTGGCTGGTGCGGTCGCTGGCCCGCCCGGACGGCATCCAGTTCTACCGGCGGATGAAGCGGCCCGTGCGCGTGCCGACCCTGCATCTGCACGGCTCGCTCGACCCCGTGGTCCGGGCGCGCAGCGCCGCCGGATCCGCCGAGTACGTCGAAGCGCCGTACCGGTGGCGGCTGTTCGACGGCCTCGGGCACTTCCCGCACGAGGAGGACCCGGTCGCCTTCTCCTCCGAACTGATCAACTGGCTGAAGGATCCCGAGCCCGATCGATGA
- a CDS encoding Crp/Fnr family transcriptional regulator, whose translation MDDVLRRNPLFAALDDEQAAELRASMSEVTLARGDSLFHEGDPGDRLYVVTEGKVKLHRTSPDGRENMLAVVGPGELIGELSLFDPGPRTATATALTEVKLLGLGHGDLQPWLNARPEVAAALLRAVARRLRKTNDAMSDLVFSDVPGRVARALLDLSRRFGVQSEEGIHVVHDLTQEELAQLVGASRETVNKALADFAQRGWLRLEARAVILLDVERLAKRSR comes from the coding sequence GTGGACGACGTTCTGCGGCGCAACCCGCTCTTCGCGGCGCTCGACGATGAGCAGGCCGCGGAACTCCGCGCCTCCATGAGTGAGGTGACCCTCGCCCGCGGTGACTCGCTGTTCCACGAGGGCGACCCCGGAGACCGCCTGTACGTGGTCACGGAAGGCAAGGTCAAGCTCCACCGCACGTCCCCCGACGGCCGCGAGAACATGCTGGCCGTCGTCGGCCCCGGCGAGCTGATCGGCGAGCTGTCGCTCTTCGACCCGGGCCCGCGCACGGCGACCGCCACCGCGCTGACGGAGGTCAAGCTGCTGGGCCTCGGCCACGGTGACCTCCAGCCCTGGCTGAACGCCCGCCCCGAGGTGGCCGCGGCCCTGCTGCGCGCCGTCGCCCGCCGTCTGCGCAAGACCAACGACGCCATGTCCGACCTGGTCTTCTCCGACGTCCCCGGCCGGGTCGCCCGCGCCCTGCTGGACCTGTCCCGCCGCTTCGGCGTGCAGTCCGAGGAGGGCATCCACGTCGTGCACGACCTGACGCAGGAGGAGCTGGCCCAGCTGGTCGGCGCCTCCCGCGAGACGGTCAACAAGGCCCTGGCGGACTTCGCCCAGCGCGGCTGGCTGCGCCTGGAGGCCCGCGCGGTGATCCTGCTGGACGTCGAACGGCTCGCCAAGCGCTCGCGCTGA
- the nth gene encoding endonuclease III, which yields MGEQSSESGSKTAKRTKRAAGKKAVTERDTASATSAGEASETPAGQAAAGKPSAKKAPAKKAAAKKAAAKKAPAKKAAAKKAPAKKSAAVKRSAGRPVVAAAGRARKPAVVPERTTVDVEGTAPVKTVAARAPREESRTALVRRARRIDRELAEVYPYAHPELDFDNPFQLLVATVLSAQTTDLRVNQTTPALFAKYPTPEDLAAAVPEEVEEILRPCGFFRAKTRSVIGLSKALTEEFGGEVPGRLEDLVKLPGVGRKTAFVVLGNAFGRPGITVDTHFQRLVRRWKWTDETDPDKIEAAVGALFPKSDWTDLSHHVIWHGRRICHARKPACGACPIAPLCPAYGEGETDPEKARKLLKYEKGGFPGQRLKPPQAYLDAGGRPAPPLGAG from the coding sequence GTGGGCGAACAGAGCTCGGAGAGTGGAAGTAAAACGGCGAAAAGGACAAAACGGGCGGCCGGGAAGAAGGCCGTCACCGAGCGGGACACGGCGAGCGCGACCTCCGCCGGGGAGGCGTCCGAGACCCCTGCCGGGCAGGCGGCGGCCGGGAAGCCGTCGGCCAAGAAGGCCCCGGCCAAGAAGGCGGCGGCCAAGAAGGCGGCGGCCAAGAAGGCCCCGGCCAAGAAGGCGGCCGCCAAGAAGGCCCCGGCCAAGAAGTCCGCGGCCGTGAAGAGATCCGCCGGGCGGCCGGTCGTCGCGGCGGCGGGCCGCGCCAGGAAGCCCGCCGTCGTCCCCGAGCGGACCACCGTCGACGTGGAGGGCACCGCCCCGGTGAAGACCGTCGCCGCCCGGGCGCCCCGGGAGGAGTCACGCACCGCGCTGGTGCGCCGCGCCCGCCGGATCGACCGCGAGCTCGCCGAGGTCTACCCGTACGCCCACCCGGAGCTGGACTTCGACAACCCCTTCCAGCTCCTGGTCGCCACGGTCCTGTCCGCGCAGACCACCGACCTGCGCGTCAACCAGACCACCCCGGCCCTGTTCGCGAAGTACCCCACGCCGGAGGACCTGGCCGCCGCCGTCCCCGAGGAGGTCGAGGAGATCCTCCGGCCCTGCGGGTTCTTCCGGGCCAAGACCCGCTCGGTGATCGGGCTGTCGAAGGCCCTCACGGAGGAGTTCGGCGGCGAGGTCCCCGGGCGCCTCGAGGACCTCGTGAAGCTGCCGGGCGTCGGCCGCAAGACGGCGTTCGTCGTCCTCGGCAATGCCTTCGGCCGCCCCGGCATCACCGTGGACACGCACTTCCAGCGGCTGGTGCGCCGCTGGAAGTGGACCGACGAGACCGACCCGGACAAGATCGAGGCCGCCGTCGGCGCCCTGTTCCCCAAGAGCGACTGGACGGACCTCTCGCACCACGTCATCTGGCACGGCCGCCGGATCTGCCACGCCCGCAAGCCCGCCTGCGGCGCCTGCCCCATCGCCCCGCTCTGCCCGGCGTACGGCGAGGGGGAGACCGATCCGGAGAAGGCGAGGAAACTGCTCAAGTACGAGAAGGGCGGCTTCCCCGGCCAGCGTCTGAAGCCCCCACAGGCGTACCTGGACGCGGGCGGCAGGCCGGCGCCCCCGCTGGGGGCCGGGTGA
- a CDS encoding phage holin family protein produces the protein MSAPDGSPVGTERSIGQLFASATTELSALVHDEIALAKAQLKQDVKRGATSGGAFSLAGAMLLFSLPMLNFALAYGIRTWSHWNLAICFLLSFAANVLVAAALALIGVVFAKKARKGRGPQKVAASVKQTAGVLQKAKPHPRAELPQDRGPEAIEAVARSSS, from the coding sequence ATGAGCGCACCCGACGGCAGCCCGGTCGGCACCGAACGCAGCATCGGCCAGCTGTTCGCCTCGGCGACCACGGAATTGTCGGCGCTGGTGCACGACGAGATCGCGCTGGCCAAGGCGCAGCTCAAGCAGGACGTCAAGCGCGGCGCGACCAGCGGCGGGGCCTTCTCGCTGGCGGGCGCGATGCTGCTGTTCTCGCTGCCGATGCTGAACTTCGCCCTCGCCTACGGCATCCGCACCTGGAGCCACTGGAACCTGGCGATCTGCTTCCTGCTGTCCTTCGCGGCCAATGTGCTGGTCGCCGCGGCCCTCGCGCTGATCGGCGTGGTCTTCGCCAAGAAGGCCAGGAAGGGCCGCGGACCGCAGAAGGTCGCCGCCTCGGTGAAGCAGACCGCGGGCGTGCTGCAGAAGGCCAAGCCGCACCCGCGGGCGGAGCTGCCGCAGGACCGCGGTCCCGAGGCCATCGAGGCTGTGGCACGCTCGTCCTCATGA
- the nhaA gene encoding Na+/H+ antiporter NhaA, with protein sequence MPAPRTTRKLFGRLSLPERTFVTDALRTETVGGVLLLAAAIAALIWANIPALHDSYESISHFHFGPGTLGLNLSVAHWAADGLLAIFFFVAGIELKRELVAGDLKDPKAAALPVVAALCGMAAPALVYTVTSVAGGGSLAGWAVPTATDIAFALAVLAVIGTSLPSALRAFLLTLAVVDDLFAILIIAVFFTESLNFAALGGAVAGLAVFWLLLRTGVRGWYVYIPLALVIWGLMYNSGVHATIAGVAMGLMLRCHRREGEEHSPGEHIEHLVRPLSAGLAVPLFALFSAGVSVSGGALADVFTRPETLGVVLGLVVGKTLGIFGGTWLTARFTRASLSDELAWADVFAVATLAGIGFTVSLLIGELAFEGDAALTAEVKAAVLSGSLIAACLATVLLRIRNAKYRKLTEAEERDEDLSGIPDIYEEDDPAYHLRMAAIYDRKAAEHRRIAQEKTAERHGVAEVAGGAGEESDGPA encoded by the coding sequence GTGCCCGCGCCCCGCACCACCCGCAAGCTCTTCGGCCGTCTCTCGCTGCCGGAGCGGACCTTCGTCACCGACGCGCTGCGCACCGAGACCGTGGGCGGGGTGCTGCTGCTGGCCGCCGCCATCGCGGCCCTGATCTGGGCGAACATACCCGCGCTGCACGACAGCTACGAGAGCATCAGCCACTTCCACTTCGGCCCCGGCACCCTCGGCCTGAACCTGTCGGTCGCCCACTGGGCCGCGGACGGGCTGCTCGCGATCTTCTTCTTCGTCGCCGGGATCGAGCTCAAGCGCGAACTCGTCGCCGGCGACCTCAAGGACCCCAAGGCCGCCGCCCTGCCGGTCGTGGCGGCCCTGTGCGGCATGGCCGCACCGGCGCTGGTCTACACCGTCACCAGCGTCGCCGGGGGCGGTTCCCTGGCGGGCTGGGCGGTGCCCACCGCCACCGACATCGCCTTCGCGCTGGCCGTCCTCGCCGTCATCGGCACCTCGCTGCCGAGCGCCCTGCGGGCCTTCCTGCTGACTCTCGCCGTCGTCGACGACCTGTTCGCCATCCTGATCATCGCGGTCTTCTTCACCGAGTCGCTGAACTTCGCCGCGCTCGGCGGTGCCGTCGCGGGTCTCGCCGTCTTCTGGCTGCTGCTGCGCACGGGCGTGCGCGGCTGGTACGTCTACATCCCGCTGGCGCTCGTCATCTGGGGCCTGATGTACAACAGCGGCGTCCACGCCACCATCGCCGGTGTCGCCATGGGCCTGATGCTGCGCTGCCACCGCAGGGAGGGCGAGGAGCACTCCCCGGGCGAGCACATCGAGCACCTGGTACGGCCCCTGTCGGCGGGCCTGGCCGTACCGCTGTTCGCCCTGTTCAGCGCGGGCGTGTCCGTCTCCGGCGGGGCGCTCGCCGACGTGTTCACCCGGCCGGAGACGCTCGGGGTGGTCCTCGGGCTCGTCGTCGGCAAGACGCTCGGCATCTTCGGCGGCACCTGGCTGACGGCGCGTTTCACCCGGGCCTCGCTCAGCGACGAGCTCGCCTGGGCCGACGTCTTCGCGGTGGCGACGCTGGCCGGGATCGGCTTCACCGTCTCGCTGCTCATCGGCGAGCTGGCCTTCGAGGGCGACGCGGCGCTGACCGCTGAGGTCAAGGCCGCCGTCCTGAGCGGCTCCCTGATCGCGGCCTGCCTGGCGACCGTGCTGCTGCGCATCCGGAACGCCAAGTACCGCAAGCTGACCGAGGCCGAGGAGCGCGACGAGGACCTCAGCGGCATCCCGGACATCTACGAGGAGGACGACCCGGCCTACCACCTGCGCATGGCCGCCATCTACGACCGGAAGGCCGCCGAGCACCGGCGGATCGCCCAGGAGAAGACCGCCGAGCGCCACGGGGTTGCCGAAGTGGCGGGCGGGGCAGGCGAGGAGAGCGACGGTCCGGCATGA
- the acs gene encoding acetate--CoA ligase, with protein MSNESLANLLRENRRFAPPAELAANANVTAEAYEQAKADRLGFWAEQARRLSWAKEPSETLDWSNPPFAKWFKDGTLNVAYNCVDRHVEAGLGDRVAIHFEGEPGDSRAITYAQLKDEVSKAANALLELGVRKGDRVAIYMPMIPETAIAMLACARIGAAHSVVFGGFSSDALATRIQDADARVVITADGGYRRGKPSALKPAVDEAAERAGNVEHVLVVRRTGQDVAWNDSRDLWWHEVVGRQSAEHTPEAFEAEHPLFILYTSGTTGKPKGILHTSGGYLTQTAYTHWAVFDLKPETDVYWCTADVGWVTGHSYIVYGPLANGATQVMYEGTPDTPHQGRFWEIVQKYGVTILYTAPTAIRTFMKWGDDIPAKFDLSSLRILGSVGEPINPEAWVWYRKNIGADRTPVVDTWWQTETGAMMISPLPGVTEAKPGSAQRPLPGISATVVDDEANEVPNGGGGYLVLTEPWPSMLRTIWGDDQRFVDTYWSRFEGRYFAGDGAKKDDDGDIWLLGRVDDVMLVSGHNISTTEVESALVSHPAVAEAAVVGAADETTGQAIVAFVILRGTAAETEDLVAELRGHVGATLGPIAKPQRILPVAELPKTRSGKIMRRLLRDVAENRQLGDVTTLTDSTVMDLIQAKLPKAPSED; from the coding sequence GTGAGCAACGAAAGCCTGGCCAACCTGCTGCGTGAGAACCGCAGGTTCGCGCCCCCCGCCGAGCTGGCCGCGAACGCCAACGTCACGGCGGAGGCGTACGAACAGGCCAAGGCTGACAGGCTCGGCTTCTGGGCCGAGCAGGCCCGCCGGCTGAGCTGGGCCAAGGAGCCGTCCGAGACCCTCGACTGGTCGAACCCGCCGTTCGCCAAGTGGTTCAAGGACGGCACCCTCAACGTCGCGTACAACTGCGTGGACCGGCACGTGGAGGCCGGTCTCGGCGACCGCGTCGCGATCCACTTCGAGGGCGAGCCCGGCGACAGCCGCGCGATCACCTACGCCCAGCTCAAGGACGAGGTCTCCAAGGCCGCCAACGCCCTGCTGGAGCTGGGCGTCCGGAAGGGCGACCGGGTCGCCATCTACATGCCGATGATCCCGGAGACGGCGATCGCGATGCTGGCGTGCGCCCGGATCGGCGCCGCCCACTCGGTGGTCTTCGGCGGCTTCTCCTCCGACGCCCTCGCCACCCGCATCCAGGACGCCGACGCCCGGGTCGTCATCACCGCCGACGGCGGCTACCGGCGCGGCAAGCCGTCCGCCCTGAAGCCGGCCGTCGACGAGGCCGCCGAGCGGGCCGGCAACGTCGAGCACGTGCTCGTCGTCCGCCGCACCGGCCAGGACGTCGCCTGGAACGACTCCCGCGACCTGTGGTGGCACGAGGTCGTCGGACGGCAGTCCGCCGAGCACACGCCCGAGGCGTTCGAGGCGGAGCACCCGCTGTTCATCCTCTACACCTCCGGCACCACGGGGAAGCCGAAGGGCATCCTGCACACCTCCGGCGGCTACCTCACCCAGACGGCGTACACCCACTGGGCGGTCTTCGACCTCAAGCCCGAGACCGACGTGTACTGGTGCACCGCCGACGTCGGCTGGGTCACCGGCCACTCGTACATCGTCTACGGCCCGCTGGCCAACGGCGCCACCCAGGTCATGTACGAGGGCACGCCCGACACCCCGCACCAGGGCCGCTTCTGGGAGATCGTGCAGAAGTACGGGGTGACGATCCTCTACACCGCCCCGACCGCGATCCGCACCTTCATGAAGTGGGGCGACGACATCCCCGCCAAGTTCGACCTGTCCTCCCTGCGGATCCTCGGCTCGGTCGGCGAGCCGATCAACCCCGAGGCGTGGGTCTGGTACCGCAAGAACATCGGCGCGGACCGCACCCCGGTCGTCGACACCTGGTGGCAGACCGAGACCGGCGCGATGATGATCTCGCCGCTACCGGGCGTGACGGAGGCCAAGCCCGGCTCCGCCCAGCGCCCGCTGCCCGGCATCTCCGCCACCGTCGTCGACGACGAGGCGAACGAGGTGCCGAACGGCGGCGGTGGCTACCTCGTCCTCACCGAGCCGTGGCCCTCGATGCTGCGCACCATCTGGGGCGACGACCAGCGGTTCGTCGACACCTACTGGTCGCGCTTCGAGGGCAGGTACTTCGCCGGTGACGGCGCCAAGAAGGACGACGACGGCGACATCTGGCTGCTCGGACGCGTCGACGACGTGATGCTCGTCTCCGGCCACAACATCTCCACCACCGAGGTCGAGTCGGCGCTGGTCTCCCACCCGGCGGTCGCCGAGGCGGCCGTGGTGGGCGCGGCGGACGAGACGACCGGTCAGGCGATCGTGGCGTTCGTGATCCTGCGCGGCACGGCGGCGGAGACCGAGGATCTGGTCGCGGAGCTGCGGGGCCACGTCGGCGCCACGCTCGGCCCGATCGCCAAGCCCCAGCGGATCCTGCCGGTGGCGGAGCTGCCGAAGACCCGCTCCGGCAAGATCATGCGCCGTCTGCTGCGGGACGTGGCGGAGAACCGGCAGCTCGGTGACGTCACCACGCTCACCGACTCCACCGTCATGGACCTCATCCAGGCCAAGCTGCCGAAGGCCCCGAGCGAGGACTGA